From Streptomyces asiaticus, one genomic window encodes:
- the purN gene encoding phosphoribosylglycinamide formyltransferase → MASPPSPASPARPGRPVRLVVLVSGSGTNLQALLDAIAAEGVARYGAEVVAVGADRDGIEGLTRAERAGIPTFVCRVKDHAGRAEWDAALAEATAAHEPDLVVSAGFMKILGQEFLARFGGRCVNTHPALLPSFPGAHGVRDALAHGVKVTGCTVHFVDDGVDTGPIIAQGVVEVRDEDDESALHERIKEVERSLLVEVVGRLARHGYRIEGRKVRIP, encoded by the coding sequence GTGGCCTCCCCGCCTTCCCCCGCCAGTCCTGCGCGCCCCGGGCGCCCGGTCCGCCTCGTCGTCCTCGTCTCCGGCTCCGGCACGAATCTCCAGGCGCTGCTCGACGCCATCGCCGCCGAGGGTGTGGCCCGGTACGGCGCCGAGGTGGTGGCCGTGGGCGCCGACCGCGACGGCATCGAGGGCCTGACGCGCGCCGAGCGCGCCGGGATCCCCACGTTCGTGTGCCGGGTCAAGGACCACGCCGGCCGCGCCGAGTGGGACGCCGCCCTGGCGGAGGCCACCGCCGCCCACGAGCCGGACCTGGTGGTCTCGGCCGGGTTCATGAAGATCCTGGGCCAGGAGTTCCTCGCCCGGTTCGGCGGCCGCTGCGTCAACACCCATCCCGCGCTGCTCCCCAGCTTTCCCGGCGCCCATGGCGTGCGCGACGCGCTCGCGCACGGTGTGAAGGTGACCGGATGCACCGTCCACTTCGTCGACGACGGCGTCGACACCGGTCCGATCATCGCCCAGGGCGTGGTCGAGGTCCGGGACGAGGACGACGAGTCCGCTCTCCATGAGCGGATCAAGGAAGTCGAGCGCTCGCTGCTCGTCGAGGTCGTGGGGCGTCTGGCCCGTCACGGCTACCGCATAGAGGGACGAAAGGTAAGGATCCCGTGA
- a CDS encoding cell division protein PerM: MTHTTDRSPSVSARDRSAPRRSSAIREAFLGGVVAAGLGLGTLAVVVLLLWITSSSPESSPDGALHVAADLWLLGHGADLVRTETLSGHTAPVGLTPLLLSVVPCWLLYRAAQHAVYQAEADEGDGQWVPEESVVDPRTAFAWVTGGYLLVGTAAAVYASTGPLRVDPLSALLHLPVVAGAIAAVGVWTADGRFPLRLPERVSERLRRLPGAEWTVRAAAFLAARSWCRRRRLTAALRAGTSGLVVLLGSGALLTATSMLSHAGAVQVTFLNLSDVWSGRFAVLLVSLALLPNAIVWGAAYGVGAGFTVGGGSVVAPLGITSYPQLPHFPLVAALPTDGSGGPLVWLTGIAAGVSVAWFIGIAAVRRPGKGEPRPPWGWAETLVLAALAAVGCAAAMALLAGVSGGALGIGILADLGPSWWRTGMITLAWTGVIGVPGAMVLRWYRLCVPTRASWPEWKAARAERRTSRAQARTAAREARAEAKAARAARAAAEAEARAAVLPTVSPMESAEVREAMAEPWWQWLRPGASGADRKRNRKAATGAGAETGQETGRETGVGTMAGLATPAGTPDATGAVRPRRWALSRKRAPEPQPPAESQPAPNPSRTEPSPPPDDARREP, translated from the coding sequence GTGACGCATACGACCGATCGCAGCCCGTCGGTGTCCGCACGCGACCGCTCAGCGCCCCGGCGCTCCTCCGCCATCAGGGAGGCGTTCCTCGGCGGTGTGGTCGCCGCGGGGCTCGGCCTCGGCACGCTCGCCGTGGTCGTACTGCTGCTGTGGATCACTTCCTCGTCCCCCGAGAGCAGCCCCGACGGAGCCCTGCATGTCGCCGCCGACCTGTGGCTGCTCGGCCATGGCGCCGACCTCGTGCGCACCGAGACGCTCTCCGGCCACACGGCGCCGGTCGGGCTGACTCCGCTGCTGCTCAGCGTGGTGCCGTGCTGGCTGCTGTACCGGGCCGCCCAGCACGCCGTCTACCAGGCGGAGGCCGACGAGGGCGACGGGCAGTGGGTGCCCGAGGAGTCCGTCGTCGATCCGCGCACCGCCTTCGCCTGGGTGACCGGCGGCTATCTGCTGGTGGGCACCGCTGCCGCGGTGTACGCCTCGACCGGGCCGCTGCGTGTCGACCCGCTCAGCGCGCTGCTGCATCTGCCGGTTGTCGCCGGGGCCATCGCCGCCGTCGGCGTGTGGACGGCCGACGGACGGTTCCCGCTCCGCCTGCCCGAGCGGGTGAGCGAGAGACTGCGGCGGCTCCCCGGCGCCGAATGGACCGTAAGGGCGGCCGCGTTCCTGGCCGCGCGGAGCTGGTGCCGGCGCCGCCGGCTGACCGCCGCGCTACGGGCCGGGACCAGCGGTCTCGTCGTTCTGCTCGGCAGTGGTGCGCTCCTTACGGCGACGTCGATGCTGAGCCACGCGGGCGCCGTGCAGGTGACCTTCCTCAACCTCAGCGATGTGTGGTCGGGGCGGTTCGCGGTGCTCCTGGTGAGCCTGGCGCTGCTGCCGAACGCGATCGTCTGGGGCGCCGCGTACGGGGTCGGGGCGGGGTTCACGGTCGGCGGCGGCAGTGTGGTCGCGCCGCTGGGCATCACCTCCTACCCCCAGCTGCCGCACTTCCCCCTGGTCGCCGCGCTGCCCACGGACGGCTCCGGCGGGCCGCTGGTCTGGCTCACGGGGATCGCGGCCGGGGTGTCGGTGGCCTGGTTCATCGGGATCGCGGCGGTGCGGCGGCCCGGCAAGGGCGAGCCCAGGCCGCCCTGGGGCTGGGCCGAGACGCTGGTGCTCGCCGCGCTGGCGGCGGTCGGCTGCGCGGCCGCGATGGCGCTGCTGGCCGGGGTCTCGGGCGGAGCGCTGGGGATCGGCATCCTCGCCGACCTCGGCCCGAGCTGGTGGCGCACGGGCATGATCACGCTGGCCTGGACGGGAGTGATCGGGGTGCCCGGCGCGATGGTGCTGCGCTGGTACCGGCTGTGCGTCCCCACCAGGGCCTCCTGGCCGGAGTGGAAGGCGGCGCGGGCGGAGCGCCGGACGTCCCGCGCACAGGCCCGTACGGCGGCCAGGGAGGCCCGTGCGGAGGCCAAGGCGGCCCGTGCGGCGCGGGCCGCGGCCGAGGCGGAGGCACGGGCGGCGGTGCTGCCCACGGTGTCGCCCATGGAGTCCGCCGAGGTGCGGGAGGCGATGGCCGAGCCATGGTGGCAGTGGCTGCGCCCGGGCGCGTCGGGCGCCGACCGCAAGCGGAACCGTAAGGCGGCCACCGGCGCCGGTGCGGAGACGGGACAGGAGACAGGACGCGAAACCGGTGTGGGCACGATGGCCGGGCTCGCGACGCCCGCGGGCACCCCGGACGCCACCGGGGCGGTCCGTCCGCGCCGCTGGGCGCTGAGCCGGAAGCGCGCTCCCGAGCCGCAGCCGCCCGCCGAGTCACAGCCCGCCCCGAACCCCTCGCGCACGGAGCCCTCGCCGCCGCCGGACGACGCCCGCCGCGAACCGTAA
- the sucD gene encoding succinate--CoA ligase subunit alpha: MAIFLTKESKVIVQGMTGSEGQKHTRRMLASGTNIVGGVNPRKAGTTVDFDGTEIPVFGSVKEAIDATGADVTVIFVPEKFTKSAVIEAIDAEIPLAVVITEGIAVHDSANFWAYAGKKGNKTRIIGPNCPGLITPGQSNAGIIPADITKPGRIGLVSKSGTLTYQMMYELRDIGFSSCVGIGGDPIIGTTHIDALAAFQADPDTDLIVMIGEIGGDAEERAADFIKANVTKPVVGYVAGFTAPEGKTMGHAGAIVSGSSGTAQAKKEALEAAGVKVGKTPSETARLARAALAG; the protein is encoded by the coding sequence ATGGCTATCTTCCTCACCAAGGAAAGCAAGGTCATCGTCCAGGGGATGACCGGGTCCGAAGGGCAGAAGCACACCCGGCGGATGCTTGCCTCGGGCACCAACATCGTCGGCGGCGTGAACCCGCGCAAGGCCGGCACCACCGTGGACTTCGACGGCACCGAGATCCCGGTCTTCGGCTCCGTCAAGGAGGCCATCGACGCCACCGGCGCCGATGTCACGGTCATCTTCGTCCCGGAGAAGTTCACCAAGAGCGCGGTCATCGAGGCGATCGACGCCGAGATTCCGCTCGCCGTCGTGATCACCGAGGGCATCGCGGTCCACGACTCTGCCAACTTCTGGGCCTACGCGGGCAAGAAGGGCAACAAGACGCGCATCATCGGCCCGAACTGCCCGGGTCTGATCACGCCGGGTCAGTCGAACGCGGGCATCATCCCGGCCGACATCACCAAGCCCGGCCGGATCGGCCTGGTGTCGAAGTCCGGCACGCTGACCTACCAGATGATGTACGAGCTGCGGGACATCGGCTTCTCGTCCTGTGTGGGCATCGGCGGTGACCCGATCATCGGCACCACCCACATCGACGCCCTCGCCGCCTTCCAGGCCGACCCCGACACCGACCTGATCGTGATGATCGGCGAGATCGGCGGCGACGCCGAGGAGCGGGCCGCGGACTTCATCAAGGCCAACGTCACCAAGCCGGTCGTCGGCTATGTGGCGGGCTTCACCGCCCCCGAGGGCAAGACGATGGGCCACGCGGGTGCCATCGTCTCCGGCTCCTCCGGCACCGCCCAGGCGAAGAAGGAGGCCCTCGAGGCCGCGGGCGTGAAGGTCGGCAAGACCCCGTCCGAGACCGCGCGCCTGGCGCGCGCCGCGCTGGCCGGCTGA